The Brassica oleracea var. oleracea cultivar TO1000 chromosome C6, BOL, whole genome shotgun sequence genome includes a region encoding these proteins:
- the LOC106300501 gene encoding uncharacterized protein LOC106300501, producing MEFPKPVEAVGKVAPPKAGGEASVKEINAELQGTEDEERYDSCKDDMSPDSQIQENPRDLCGETDANSEDVGSGGKRHRMRSSKISGVYTPDPRVKKLFKSEEKVEYKPIAKTNRTQFKKFAEILRENPEQ from the coding sequence ATGGAGTTTCCAAAGCCTGTGGAGGCGGTTGGAAAAGTTGCTCCTCCCAAGGCGGGTGGTGAGGCAAGTGTTAAGGAGATCAACGCTGAATTACAGGGGACGGAGGACGAAGAGAGATATGACAGTTGTAAAGACGACATGTCCCCTGATAGCCAGATACAAGAGAACCCACGTGATCTGTGTGGTGAAACGGATGCAAACTCTGAAGATGTGGGCAGTGGTGGTAAACGGCATCGCATGAGATCCAGCAAGATTTCTGGAGTGTACACCCCTGACCCAAGGGTGAAAAAGTTGTTTAAGAGCGAGGAGAAGGTTGAGTATAAGCCCATTGCCAAAACGAATCGAACACAGTTTAAGAAGTTTGCCGAAATTTTGAGGGAAAACCCCGAGCAGTAA